One Hemitrygon akajei unplaced genomic scaffold, sHemAka1.3 Scf000053, whole genome shotgun sequence DNA window includes the following coding sequences:
- the LOC140721237 gene encoding uncharacterized protein, translated as MAHQRVHTGERPFICSDCGKGFISSSKLKIHQRVHTGERPFTCSDCGKGFTQSSYLLVHQSVHTGERPFTCSECGKGFTQSSTLMAHQRVHSGERLFTCSDCGRGFTRSYKLKVHQRVHTGERPFTCSDCGKGFTQSCLLKLHQRVHTGERPFTCSDCGKGFTCSSQLKVHQRVHTGERPFTCTVCGKGFTLSPHLLRHQLVHTGEWPFTCSVCGKGFTESSFLQRHQSVHTGKWRFTCSDCGKGFNRLSHLLSHQSAHTGKGPFTCSVCGKGFISSSQLKIHQRFHTGERPFSCTDCGKGFTMSSHLKVHQRVHTGERPFICSDCRKGFTSSSQLKVHQRVHTGERPFTCSDCGKGFTRTSQLQRHQRVHTG; from the coding sequence atggctcaccagcgagttcacactggggagaggccgttcatctgctcagactgtgggaagggattcatttcgtcatctaaactgaagatacatcagagagttcacactggagagaggccgttcacctgctcagactgtgggaagggattcactcagtcatcctacctactggtacaccagtcagttcacactggggaaaggccgttcacctgctcagagtgtgggaaaggatttactcaatcatccaccctaatggctcaccagcgagttcatagtggggagcggctgttcacctgctcggactgtgggagggggtTCACTCGGTCatataaactgaaggtacatcagcgagttcacactggagagaggccattcacctgctcggactgtgggaagggattcactcagtcatgtctactgaagttacatcagcgagttcacactggggagcggccgttcacttgctcagactgtgggaagggattcacttgctcatctcaactgaaggtacatcagcgagttcatactggggagaggccgttcacctgcacagtctgtgggaagggattcactttgtcacctcacctactgagacaccagttagttcatactggggagtggccattcacttgctcagtctgtggaaagggattcactgaatcatctttcctgcagagacaccagtcagttcacactgggaagtggcggttcacctgctcagactgtgggaagggattcaatcggttATCTCACCTGCTGTCACACCAGTCAGCCCATACAGGGAaagggccgttcacctgctcagtctgtgggaagggtttcatttcgtcatctcaactgaagatacatcagcgatttcacactggggagaggccgttctcctgcacagactgtgggaagggattcactatgtcatctcatctgaaggtacatcagagagttcacactggggagaggccattcatctgctcagactgtaggaagggattcacttcgtcatctcaactgaaggtacatcagagagttcacactggggagaggccgttcacctgctcagactgtgggaagggattcactcggacatctcaactacagagacaccagcgagttcacactgggtag